In Delphinus delphis chromosome X, mDelDel1.2, whole genome shotgun sequence, the DNA window ggctgcactgggtcttcgttgccgtgtgagggctttctctctagttgtggtgagcgggggctactcttagttgtagtgcacgggcttctcattgcagtggtttctcttgttatggagcacggtctctaggtgcgtgggcttcagtagttgtggcatgagggctcagtagttgtggcacacgggcttagttgctccgcggcatgtgggatcttcccggaccagggatcaaacccgtgtcccctgcattggcaggcagattcttaaccactgcgccaccagggaagccctcaacaaacTTTTTATTCAGcgtgatttttttaaacagttttattgagacatgtcacataccacacaattcacccatttaaaggctttagtatattcatagagttgtgcaaccatcactacaatcagtGTGGAACATTTTCACTACCCCAAAAAGAAATCTCATACCAAATAGCAATCATTGCCCCACACCTCCCTGGGTCCTGGCAACtattaatctgctttctgtctctgcgGATTTACCTACagtggacatttcatataagtggtcCTTTTTGACTGGTGCctctcagcataatgttttcaaagttcatccatattatagcatgtatcagtacttcatttcttttcatggccaaataatattttattgtatggatataccacattttatctatCCATTCGTTAGTAGATGGACggttgagttgtttccactttttgcctCTAATGAATTATGGTGCTATGAACATATGTGTACAAGTTATtttgtgggcatatgttttcatttctcttgggtatgtacctaggagaagaattgctgggtcatttggcaACCCTTTACTTAACATTTCAAGGTACTGCCAGACTATTTCCAAAGCAGCCGTGCCAAGtcatattcccatcagcaatgtataagTGTTCCTgtttctctatatcctcaccaacacttgttattagaATCTGACTTTTTGGTTATAGCCATCCTATTGTTTGTGAAgtagcatctcattgtggttttggtttgcatttccctgattgcTAAAGacactgagtatcttttcatgtgcttattgaccataggtatttcttctttggagaaatgtctattcagatcctttgcccattttacttaggttgtttgtctttttttgttgaattgtaagaattcttcatatattctagatacaagttccttatcagatatatggtttacaaaatgtttctcccattctgtggattgtctttctactttcttggtgttgtcctttgaagcacaaaattttaaatttttgttgatatccaattatctatttcttctttggcttttggtgccatatctaagaaaccattgcctatcCCAAGGTCTTAAagatttatgtttatgttttcttctaagagttttatagttttagctcttatctttagttatttaatccattttgaattaatttttgtatatgctgtgTGGTAGGTGTCCAGCTTTACTCTTTTGCATGTCGATATCCATTTAAAgctgttccagtaccatttgctTTAAAGGCtattctttccctattgaattgtgttggtacccttgtcaaaaataatttggctgtaaatgtgagggtttacttctggactcccaattctgttccattgatctatatgtctatccttatgccagtacaaCACTGTCTtgtttacagtagctttgtagtatgttttgaaatcaggaagtgtgagccTTCCAActtggttcttctttttcaagattgttttggctattctattaCATTTTCATATGAACTCTTGGATGAACCTGTcaacttctcaaaaaaaaaaaaaagccagctgggattttgatcgGAATTGCACTGAAACAATTGATCAATTTGGGAGGTATTGTcctcttaacaatattaataagtcttccaatccatgaacatgggatatatatttccatttctttaagttttcttcaatttcaacaatattttgtagttttcagaatataaattTGGCActcttgttttgcattttttcctaagtattttattctttttgatgctattttaaatggaattgctttcttaatttcattttggacttTTTATTGCTAGTTCATAGACgtgaaattgatttttgtatattgattttatctcctgcaactttgctgaattattagctctagtagttctctgttTTGTGGACCCCTTAGGATTTTCTCTTGCAACCTGCAAGTAAAGATATTTTACTTATTCCCTTTAAAtatgaatgtcttttatttcattttcttgcctaattatcTTAGCTTAAAACCTCCAGaacaatattgaataaaagtctattgttcctgatcttagggggaaagctttcagtctttcatcattgagtatgttagctgtggagttttcatagatgtcctttatcagagTGAGGAAGTCCTGTTCTATTCCTActatgttgagcatttttatcatgaaaagcgtattgaattttttcaaatgttttttcttcatctattgaagtttgatcatgtgatttttatcctttattctgttgaTTTATTCAGcatgattttttaataaatttatttattttacttttaaatttatttttggctgcattgggtcttcgttgctgcacgcggtgaagttgtggcgagcaggggctactcttcgttgtggtgtgtgggcttctcattgcggtggcttctcttgttgtggagcacgggctctaggcatgcgagcttcagtagttgtggcagctgggctcagtagttgtggctcacgggctctagagcgcagactcagtagttgtggcgcacgggcttagttgctccatggcatgtgggatcttcctggagcagggcttgaacccgtgtcccctgcattgacaggtggattcttaaccactgtgccactagggaagcccctattcagCATGATTTTAAAGAATATGTTATATTGTAAGAACTACTGGAGGAGTCCTCTAGCCATACAGTATGAAAGttcctttaaagtaaccaacagtATGCTTCATAGGACATTGTTAAATCCTTAAAGACATCCTTGGGAGCAGGGTAAGTGGGTAGCCAATATGAAGAGTGGTTGGGAGATATGCCAAGGTACTCCTCCACAAACATCctgtgataaaaacaaaattttaatcacatgacttgaaaaatctctttttatgttttaggGAAGTTACAGAGAGGGGATGCTAAAAAGTTAGTAAACTCCATTGCTGTATGCAGAGTAAGCTAAATTGGCCAGAAATGCATGTCGGGTACTCCTGTTTCTCCCAGAGAGTAAAGATAAATATGGCTGGGTGGAGTCTGAGTGATCCTCCACGTCAAGGCCGAAAGGCGATCACACTTGAGAAGCTTGCTTGAGGGGGAGAGAGCTCAGATATGATGTAGTCAGTGGGATAATTTCCTGAGAAAGAGGAAACTCAACGAGAGGTTTCCACCTCCTGGCCTGACTGAAGATAAGGGAAAGAGATAATAGAGTACCTTGATTAAGGGCACCATCATTGACATGGATGCCTTggtttgaaccccagctctgccacttactagttgaTGCCCTTacctctctgatcttcagttttctcatctatgtaAAGGGCGCAGAGCTGTTAAGAGTAAATGAAATTGTGTTTTAAAGCCTCTAGCAAATTTCCCGGAACATAATAGTTATAAAAATTGACATTCCCTTTCCTCCTCTACTCAGGAAAGAATGTTACTGAATGGAAAGGTTAACCTCAGGTCACAGGGTGAAGGAGTCAGGAGTAAGAAGGTGATTTTATCTAACTTTCCAGATGAAAGGTGATGAACCCTGGAGAGGTAAGTTTGGGGTCATGAGAGTGCAATTTAAATTCtttgtacaagaatgaaattaagaaaaagtattTGGTATCAGAGTACTTTCAGATGCATGTAAACAAGCTGGTTTACAggataaaataatgtattttctcatGTAATAGGACATCCAGATGTAGTGTGTGCTACAAGGTTAGTTGATTCGGCAGCTGGATAATTTTGTGAAGGACACAGTTTCTTTGGTCCTTCTTCCCACCTTCTAAAGAGTCCAATTCATCCTAGGGATTTTTTCGCTTGTGGTTGTAAGAAGGCTGCTTGTAGCAatcattttacacatatttattCACATccagtgggaaggagagagacaacCGCTCCTTCAAACgtaaattaaaaatctttcatttctgtCTTACTGGGGACCCCACTGGTCATTGTCCACCTATGACCTTATTAATAACTAATCTCACGGGATTGTAAACCTCTGATTGGCTTAAGCCTGGATTCCTAAACCAATCACCAGCAAGAAAGAGGGAGTTACCATAACTGATTCACACTACTGATAGTAGATAAGATTTCTGGGCCCCAGAAGGAATATGATCATGGCAATCAGCAATGGAAATGTAGTGTGAGGAGCAGACTTTAGtgattttaagccactaaggcttttggggttgtttgttactgcagcataacctaaCCTATGTGATGTAACAATAGAAAATGTAAGTAAAGTGTTGTAAACTATATTGAGAGGATTGAGAGAAGAGAAGTGCCAGTGGGGGTGTAAGTGAGCTAAATTCTCATCTATGAAAGCAGGGAGTCAGtagatgacatttaaaattaaaataaacagtatAAGCAgtcatgttatttagaaatatggaggAAACTACcaggaaagaaaccaaaacaacctGCTAAAATAATTGAAAGTTATTACCCAGGGAATAGGCCTGGGGTAGGAAGAGGTGGGGCAGgaggatttttgctttcattATAGACTCTTctggattttttaatattttaaaataatgtgcttgtattcttttaataattttttaaagttttccaattctttgactttattttatGCAAAGTCTAAAACAATGATCATTTCAGGCCCTGGGAACATGGTCATAAAATCCAACTGACGCTTCCTGAAAGGGAAGTTGTGCTTTTCATGACTCATATCTAACGTACCTAATTTATTCCTGAAGAACACTTCACTTTTGACCACCTGATGATCAAACTGGTAATCTGACAACCAGCTTCAAAATTAAGACAAGAACAAGAGACTATTTTGGTTCGCACCATTTAATAACATTTCAGAGAGAAAGATACAGCAAAAGGGTTTCTGCCCAGCAAATAAAGTAATTTAGATTTGTTATGAAATGGGCTATTTGCTGGCctggtatttttctttaatatattttttgaggGGCTAcagttgcaggtttttctctagtGGATTCCTCTCCTACCACGGACCTGAGGCTGTTTTCCAAAGCCTCCTCTTCACAAAATTCATCTTTTACCTGGCTCCCAGATTGGCCATGGCCATATTGTCTGCCCTCTCTAAAGCCTAGATCCCAAGCTATGTGGACAATATGGTCATCTAGGTGGGTCGCATTTAGGAATCGCATGGCATTTTTGACATCAGCTCTGTTACGGtgttctacaaaacagaaaccacGTGccgttttctttattttatccaGGCCCATAAAAACATTCTTGACATCACCACATCTACTAAAGAGCTCAAATATTTGCTCTTCGGTTGTATGAAAGGAAAGATTCCCCACATACAGTGTGGAGCTTTCCATCAGTAATTTTTCATGCTCATTGTCGTTGCTACTAAACAGCTGGCCCTGGTACTCGCTCAGCTCCAGGGAGGAGTTGCTGTACAGAATTCTCAGATCCTTGGACATAGTGCCCGGTGGGTGCTGTGAGGGCAGCAGTTCCCGATCCAGCTTAGCACCAGTATCACCACCAAAGAAACCCTAAATTGAATTTAACAAAAGTAAAGTTACAAGGAGGGAAACTGAAATACAAACCTGTGTATATTTAAGAGGTTTGTGCCCAGATGCATAGACATCTCAGCTCTTGACCATGAGGATCACATCAAGGCAAACCAAAAATAGAAAGTTCCAAAAGCCCCAGGAACATGGTCATAAAATCCAATTTTGCAAGTCTTCCTGAAAGGGAAGTTACGCTACCTTTGGTTGACTCAGATCTTACATACCTCATCTATTACCACTATCTATTATCTATTCCGCTCTCGGAAAATACGGTATAAAACAGTAAAATGGATCAAATTTTCATGGAGAATGAGCACTAGTATCATCCTGATCAAGGACTAGGCATCAGATAAAACACATACATAATCAGGGTCAAAGCACAAATACAGTTGTGGCATACtcttttatgatttaaaataataaatttgtgattCAAGTCTATAATATGGAAATCAATATATTGTGTTGTTAAGTTAGGCAGAATCCCTATGTACTATCAAGTACACAAGAAGCTCTATAAAAATAAGAACTCTCTGGCATCATAAATCTGACCTAAATTAAGATTAGATTTTACTAGCAATAATTCCACTCATCATCTTAgacttttatttaattatttgaatattcCAAGTCTACTTAAAAAACCTTCCCAGATAATTTTAATGAATGCCCTTTTCCCCCTTTACTAAATTTTCCTACTGTAGTCGGAGGCATTAAAAATGATTCAACTGCTTTTAgctacacttttaaaaaatatgcattagTTCTCCCCCCTCCCCGACTCCTATTTTGCAATGGTTCCCAAATTTTAGTGTGAGAGAAATACCTGCAGAGCTAGACTGAAATGCAGCTTCTTGAAGCCCACCCTTAAGAGAATCTGACTCAGCAGATCTAGAGCAAGATCTGGGAACTGACATTTAACATTTAACCTGCACCCTTCGGTGATCCAGATGCAAGTAGTCCAAGGACCACACTTCTGAGAAACTCTTCTGAGGAAATGCATTCTCTTAACAAACCTGTAATGAGCAATCTTtatttgccaggcactatgctaagtgctataaatgcaaaaatgaaaaagatacagtGAAAGTATGATTTTCAGAAATTATTGTATCCACAGCACCTAGCATGAACAATGACTTGCACATACAGTAGACatgcaataaatatgtgttgaatgataGAACACATGAATTCAGAATTGACTGATGAAGCCAGACAAGTAAACAAGAAAACATGATATGGTGTGATCAATACTATTTTAGCAAAATACCcggggaaagggagaaggaaactaacatttattgggcatctaCTTTGCGATGGATATTTCTTGCACTTTCCATTACATCACACAGGAGGAGAAACAGTTACCCAGTTCGGAGGCACCAGAGAAGGTGTCCAGAGGAAGGGCTGCGTGCACTGATTCTCAAATGAcaaggagggtgtgtgtgtgtgtgtgtgtgtgtgtgtgtgtgtttggggggaggGTGTAGAAATTTAGGGAAAGAGCCAGATAGAGAAAACATGTGCAAGGgtagaacacaaagaaaaataaaagcatagaaGCCGGAAATGGGAGCCTAAATAAAACCAGGTGCTGTACAATTCAAAGCAATGAAAATTGGGGGCCCTTCCTACTTAGTAGGAAGACCACTGCCCCAAAATCATCTTCCTGACAGCCTGTCAATGGTGTCTGAAAGTCTGCTGCTACAAACTCATTACTTTGAGTCATTGACAAATTGCCCCGTTAAAAAACAAATATCCCTCCcagacttcatttcctttttttttccttttgtgacctGGTTACTAGATTGGCAGATCAGAGAATGTGATAGCTATAGTGGATTTCATTTCATCCAGGCATTAGACAAAGTTTCCCATAATTTCATTGCAGACGAGATGGCAGAATATAGGCTGGGTGCTCCAGCTATTTGTTGAAATGAGTCTGTAACTGATTGAACAAACGAATGATTTGGTGTCAGACTAGAAGGGAAGTTCTAGGAGTGAGCCAAAAAGCTCTATTCTTGGCTGTGTCTTGTTCAGCTCATTTATAATTTTGGCTTCCTACAAATAAGAGCTTTTGAAATGGTCAGAGCAGTCCAAAGTTGGAATGGGCTGCCTTGGGGAGCAATGAACACTAGGCACCGAGGAGTTCAAGCCAACCTTGGAGAACCCCTTGCCCGGTAGTCGGGCAATGTAGACACCCCTTTTAACCAGTGTAGTGTTATGAAGCAAGTATAAATTTTGAAGTCAAAAGACctcagttcagggcttccctggtggcgcagtggttgagagtccgcctgccgatgcgagggacgcgggttcgtgccccggtccgggaggatcccacgtgccgcggagcggctgggcccgtgagccatggctgctgagcctgcgcgtccggagcctgtgctccgcaacgggagaggccacaacagtgagaggcccgcgtaccgcaaaaaaaaaaaaaaaaaagacctcagttcaaatctcagctttacCACTTATTAGCAACGTGACCCTAGGCAAAGTACTTAACCACACTGATTtcaatctcctcatctgtaaaccggAGATAAAAACACGTACCTTGAAGCAAATGCTGTGACAAGGTCATAGGGGAAAACACCTTGCACAGTGCTTAACACActgtaggtgttcaataaacagcAGGTACTAGACAAATTATTCCAATTCTGTGATTTAGT includes these proteins:
- the NCBP2L gene encoding nuclear cap-binding protein subunit 2-like, which produces MSKDLRILYSNSSLELSEYQGQLFSSNDNEHEKLLMESSTLYVGNLSFHTTEEQIFELFSRCGDVKNVFMGLDKIKKTARGFCFVEHRNRADVKNAMRFLNATHLDDHIVHIAWDLGFREGRQYGHGQSGSQVKDEFCEEEALENSLRSVVGEESTREKPATVAPQKIY